A region of the Geomonas subterranea genome:
TTGCCGGCGGGGGATGCACGGACCGTGGCGCCAGGCGCCTGGACGGCGTCGAACTGTCCCGCTTCTTGAAACTGGCCATGCCCATGGGGCTGCGCATCAGCGGGGAGCTTCTTGCCTGGACCCTCTTTCTCGTGGTGCTGGGGCGGCTGGGGACCGTGGAACTCGCCGCTTCCAGCATCGCTTTCCGGATCAACGGCCTGGCCTTCTTTCCCGCCCTCGGCCTCGGCCAGGCGGCCGGCATCCTTGTGGGACACGCCCGCGGGAGAGGGGAGGACGACGAGGTCCCGGCCATCGCCTCCCAGTCGCTGCTCGTGTGCGAGGTCTGGATGCTGGTGATGGCGGTACTGTTCGCCACCTGCTCGGCCCCGCTCATCGCCGTGTTCGCAGGACACGGCCCGGAGAGCGCCCGCATCGTAGAGACCGGCTCGCTAATCATGAAGTTCGTCGCCTTTTACTGCCTGTTCGACGCCGCCAACGTCATGACCGGCTGCGTGCTCTCTTCCGCCGGCGACACCAACTGGGTCGCCCGCACCTTCGTCTATTCCTCCGCCGGTTTCCTGCTCCTCCTGTGGCTGATCGACAGCTTCATGCCTGGCCTGGTTGCCGAGTGGACGCTTGGTACCTGCTTCGTCCTGTTCACCGCCGTAATCTGGTCCCTGCGCTTCCGCTCCGGCGCCTGGAGAACGATCCGGGTGCTGCATGACTCCCATTGAGGCACGCCAGGACAGTCCCCACCATTCCCCACTGACTCCGCTGTAGTATCCTCTTCTGTTTCTACTTTTTCGGCGCTCTATCCCGTTATTTTTGGGTCCGGCACGCCCTCCCGGCTGACGGCGTCTCGTTCGTATTTCTGCAGCTGAATCGGGTTGTTGCAGCGGGCAATGTTTTCCATTTGTTTTGCACTGAAACAAGGTACTACAAAAACCTACCACTATGCTGTGCAATTAAGATAAATTTTCTTGACTGCTTTGGTTGAATAAGCTACAACGTCACACAAGCTTGGATCGGTGGTTTTATGTCGACTGCCGATCGTGCAACCGAATCGCATCTGGAAAGGAAGCCCCCATGAACGCTGTGCCTGAAGTCCCCGCCAACGCAACCGCCCAGGACATCCTTCGCCTCGGTCTTGAAGCAGCTAAAGGACCGGTGAAACTCGCTTGCTCCTTTTCGCTCGAGGATGTCGCCATCATCGAGCTGGCCAAGGAGGCCGGTCTGGAGATCGGCGTCTTCGCCCTCGATACCGGCAGGCTCAATGAGGAAACTTACGAGGTGGCCGACGCCCTCACCGAACGCTACCGCATCCAGATCGACTGGTATTTCCCGAAGCACGAGGCGGTGGAGAAGCTGGAGCGCGAGAAGGGGCTGTTTTCCTTCAGGGAATCTCTTGAGAACCGTCACGAGTGCTGCCACATCCGCAAGGTGGAACCGCTGGGGCGGGCGCTGCAAGGGCTCGCCGGCTGGATCACCGGCATGCGCCGCGAGCACAACGTCACCCGCACCGATCTGAAGGCCATCGAGCTGGACCAGTTGAACGGCGGCATCCTCAAACTCAACCCGTTGCTGGACTGGAGCGAGGCGCAGCTTTTGGAGTTCGTCACGGGACGCCGCCTGCCGCAGAACCGCCTCTTGAAGCAGGGATATCGCTCCATCGGCTGCGCTCCTTGTACCAGGGCGGTCCAGCCGGGCGAGGATGCCCGCGCCGGAAGGTGGTGGTGGGAGAACCCTGAGCACAAAGAGTGCGGTCTGCACCGCAGGTAACAGGGCAGAGGAAGACGCGCCCGGCGCTGTTACAGCTCCGGCACACGAAGATCGATACGGGATAATGCCATGAAGAAAAATCTGACCCATCTGCAGCAACTCGAAGCCGAAAGTATCCACATCATCCGCGAGGTGGTGGCCGAGTTCGACAACCCGGTGATGCTTTATTCCATCGGGAAGGACTCGGCCGTCATGCTGCACCTGGCCCGCAAGGCCTTCTACCCGGCTCCGCCGCCGTTTCCGCTTCTGCACGTCGACACCACCTGGAAGTTCCGCGAAATGATCGAGTTCCGTGGACGGATGGCAAAGGAGTCCGGTATGGAACTACTGGTGCACGTGAACGAGGAAGGTGTGAAAAAAGGGGTATCGCCCTTCACCCACGGCTCCGCGCTCTACACCGACGTGATGAAGACCGAGGGGCTCAAGCAGGCGCTCGACAAATACAAGTTCGACGCGGCCTTCGGCGGCGCCCGCCGCGACGAGGAGAAGTCCCGCGCCAAGGAGCGCATCTTCTCCTTTAGGAGCGCGAACCACCGCTGGGATCCCAAGAACCAGCGCCCCGAGCTCTGGAGCCTGTACAACACCCGCATCAAGCCGGGCGAGAGCATCCGGGTCTTCCCGCTCTCCAACTGGACCGAGCTGGACATCTGGCAGTACATCCACCTGGAAGAGATTCCCATCGTGCCGCTCTACTACGCGGCGGTGCGCCCGGTGGTCGAGCGCGACGGCATGCTGATCATGGTCGACGACGACCGGCTGGAGCTTAAGCCGGGCGAGAAGGTCGAGTACAAGCCGGTCCGTTTCCGCACCCTGGGGTGCTATCCGCTGACCGGTGCGGTCGAGTCCGAGGCCGACACGCTCCCCGAGATCATCCAGGAAATGCTGCTCACCCGCACCTCCGAGCGCCAGGGGCGCCTGATCGACCACGACCAGGCCGGTTCGATGGAGAAGAAGAAACAGGAAGGGTACTTCTAATGGCACATCAATCTGAACTGATCGAGAAAGATATCCTTGCCTACCTGAAGAGCCAGGAGGAGAAGTCGCTGCTCCGTTTCATCACCTGCGGCAGCGTGGACGACGGCAAGAGCACCCTGATCGGGCGCCTGTTGTGGGACTCCAAGATGGTCTTCGAGGACCAGCTGGCCGCGCTCGAGGCGGACAGCAAGAAGGTGGGGACGCAAGGGGGCGCCATCGACTACGCGCTCCTTCTGGACGGCCTGCAGGCGGAGCGGGAGCAGGGGATCACCATTGACGTCGCCTACCGCTTCTTCTCCACCGACCGGCGCAAGTTCATCGTCGCCGACACCCCGGGGCACGAACAGTACACCCGCAACATGGTGACCGGCGCCTCGACCGCCAAGGTCGCGGTGATCCTGGTCGACGCCAGGAAGGGGCTTCTGACCCAGACCCGCCGTCACAGCTTCCTGGTCTCCCTGGTGGGGATCAAGCACATCGTCCTGGCCATCAACAAGATGGACCTGATCGGCTACGACGAGGAGAAGTTCCGCGCCATCGAGGCGGATTACCGCGAGTTCGCCGCACCGCTCGGCTTTACCAGCATCACCGCGCTCCCGATTTCCGCGTTGAACGGCGACAACATCATCGAGAAGAGCAGCGAGACTCCCTGGTACCAGGGACCGCCCCTGCTGCATTTCCTGGAGACGGTGCAGGTCGAGGACGACCGCGACGAGCAGCCTTTCCGTCTCCCGGTGCAGTGGGTAAACCGCCCCAACCTCGATTTCCGCGGCTTCTGCGGCACCGTCGCCTCCGGCACCGTCCGTCCCGGCGACGAGATCAGGGTTGCCTCCTCGGGCCAGACCAGCAAGGTTGCCCGGATCGTCACCTTCAACGGGGACCTGGAAGAGGCGGTGGCGGGGCAGGCGGTCACGCTCACCCTGGAGGACGAGATCGACATCAGCCGCGGCGACATGCTGACCCGTCCCGAGGCGCCGCCCTTGTACACCAGGCATCCCGAGGCGCACCTGGTCTGGATGCACGACGAGCCGCTTCAGCCCGGGCAGCTCTACCTGGTGAAGACCGCTACCGGCGTGACGCCGGGACGTGTCACCGCCGTGCAGTACGCGGTGGACGTGAACACCCTGGAGCAAAAGCAGGTGAGCACCCTGGGGCTGAACGAAATCGGCCTCGCGCGGATCGAACTGGACCGCCCAGTGTCCTTCGACCCGTACGGCGCCAACCGCGATACCGGCAGCTTCATCCTCATCGACCGTTTCACCAACGCGACCGTGGCGGCGGGCATGGTGCTGAACGCGCCGGACGAGTCGCAGAGGGCGCATCTCTCGGAAAGGGAGAGCAACCCTTGGGCTCCGCGGCACATTACCCTTGACGCCGTGGCCGCGACCAACCTGAACGTCGTCGATCTCACCGGGGAGAAGGGGCTTTTCATCCTCGATCTCGCCCAGAGCATCCACGACTATCTGGGCAAGGGGAACCGTATCCTGATCCGGCTGCGTGACCTCTCCCAACTGGAGCCGGTGGCGCAACTGGCCTACGAGCATGAACTTGCCTTCGAATTCGACCGCAGCGGCGACGGGGCGAGCATCCTGCTCTTCAAGCGAGGAAGTACCCCGCTGAAGGGATACGGCGACGACGGCACCGGCATCTAAGCAACAAGAGGCAAAAGGAGAGGCCAAGGAGCAAAACATTGCCCCTTGGCCTCTTTTTGTTTAACATTCAGCAGTCCGACCATTGACGGCAGCACCAGCCAGAAAACCGGAGGCACCCATGGACCCCATCTACCTGGACTACAACGCGACCACCCCGGTTGACCCGGCAGTGGTCGACGAACTCCTTCCTTTTCTCACCACGCACTTCGGCAACCCTTCCAGCAACCACCCTTACGGCACGGCCGGCAAGGAGGCGGTGGAACTGGCGCGGGGGAGGGTGGCGGCTGCGCTTGGCTGCACCCCCGGCGAGGTGATCTTCACCAGCGGCGGGACCGAGTCCGACAACCAGGCCCTGATCGGGACCGCCTTCGCCAACCGGGCGCGTGGCAACCACATCATCGCCTCTGCGGTGGAGCACCCCGCGGTGCTCAAGCCGCTGAGCTGGCTTGAAGAACAGGGCTTCGCGGTGAGCTACCTGCCGGTGGACGGCGCAGGAATGGTCGATCCGGATGAGGTCCGCAAGGCCATCACCGGCCGGACCATTCTGGTGAGCATAATGCACGCGAACAACGAGGTAGGTTCGATCCAGCCCCTGGCCGAGATCAGCTCCATCACCAGGGAAAGGGGCGTTCTGTTGCACAGCGACGCAGCTCAGTCGGTGGGTAAGGTCCCGACCCTGGTAGATCAACTGGGGGTTGACCT
Encoded here:
- a CDS encoding MATE family efflux transporter, which gives rise to MTNHVPRLLKLAGPMILSTSAITLMQIVDAIVLSRHSSAAVAAIGPAGLAVILFQGFLFGTAGYAGTFVAHNHGRGDAAGVRKSAWLGIHTSLASGVLALAVAWPIGQLFRLAGHTPDVAADEISYFTICMAGSLFPVLGSALAGWLSGIGRPVIGTAVTFFSFAINALLAWGLVLGVWGFPRLGITGAALATVSAQGVAALLYVAIFVAGGGCTDRGARRLDGVELSRFLKLAMPMGLRISGELLAWTLFLVVLGRLGTVELAASSIAFRINGLAFFPALGLGQAAGILVGHARGRGEDDEVPAIASQSLLVCEVWMLVMAVLFATCSAPLIAVFAGHGPESARIVETGSLIMKFVAFYCLFDAANVMTGCVLSSAGDTNWVARTFVYSSAGFLLLLWLIDSFMPGLVAEWTLGTCFVLFTAVIWSLRFRSGAWRTIRVLHDSH
- a CDS encoding phosphoadenylyl-sulfate reductase, with the translated sequence MNAVPEVPANATAQDILRLGLEAAKGPVKLACSFSLEDVAIIELAKEAGLEIGVFALDTGRLNEETYEVADALTERYRIQIDWYFPKHEAVEKLEREKGLFSFRESLENRHECCHIRKVEPLGRALQGLAGWITGMRREHNVTRTDLKAIELDQLNGGILKLNPLLDWSEAQLLEFVTGRRLPQNRLLKQGYRSIGCAPCTRAVQPGEDARAGRWWWENPEHKECGLHRR
- the cysD gene encoding sulfate adenylyltransferase subunit CysD, with the protein product MKKNLTHLQQLEAESIHIIREVVAEFDNPVMLYSIGKDSAVMLHLARKAFYPAPPPFPLLHVDTTWKFREMIEFRGRMAKESGMELLVHVNEEGVKKGVSPFTHGSALYTDVMKTEGLKQALDKYKFDAAFGGARRDEEKSRAKERIFSFRSANHRWDPKNQRPELWSLYNTRIKPGESIRVFPLSNWTELDIWQYIHLEEIPIVPLYYAAVRPVVERDGMLIMVDDDRLELKPGEKVEYKPVRFRTLGCYPLTGAVESEADTLPEIIQEMLLTRTSERQGRLIDHDQAGSMEKKKQEGYF
- the cysN gene encoding sulfate adenylyltransferase subunit CysN — translated: MAHQSELIEKDILAYLKSQEEKSLLRFITCGSVDDGKSTLIGRLLWDSKMVFEDQLAALEADSKKVGTQGGAIDYALLLDGLQAEREQGITIDVAYRFFSTDRRKFIVADTPGHEQYTRNMVTGASTAKVAVILVDARKGLLTQTRRHSFLVSLVGIKHIVLAINKMDLIGYDEEKFRAIEADYREFAAPLGFTSITALPISALNGDNIIEKSSETPWYQGPPLLHFLETVQVEDDRDEQPFRLPVQWVNRPNLDFRGFCGTVASGTVRPGDEIRVASSGQTSKVARIVTFNGDLEEAVAGQAVTLTLEDEIDISRGDMLTRPEAPPLYTRHPEAHLVWMHDEPLQPGQLYLVKTATGVTPGRVTAVQYAVDVNTLEQKQVSTLGLNEIGLARIELDRPVSFDPYGANRDTGSFILIDRFTNATVAAGMVLNAPDESQRAHLSERESNPWAPRHITLDAVAATNLNVVDLTGEKGLFILDLAQSIHDYLGKGNRILIRLRDLSQLEPVAQLAYEHELAFEFDRSGDGASILLFKRGSTPLKGYGDDGTGI
- a CDS encoding cysteine desulfurase family protein, whose product is MDPIYLDYNATTPVDPAVVDELLPFLTTHFGNPSSNHPYGTAGKEAVELARGRVAAALGCTPGEVIFTSGGTESDNQALIGTAFANRARGNHIIASAVEHPAVLKPLSWLEEQGFAVSYLPVDGAGMVDPDEVRKAITGRTILVSIMHANNEVGSIQPLAEISSITRERGVLLHSDAAQSVGKVPTLVDQLGVDLLTVAGHKLYAPKGVGALYIRKGVRVAPYLHGAGHEGGMRAGTENVPYMAALGKAMELAAERISAGEPGKVEALRDRLHAQLQELAGGVVLNGPEKERLPNTLNVSFEGVVGADLLARLPDIAASTGSACHDGKGELSGVLKAMGLSSAQGFGAVRLSLGRLTTAEEVDRAAALIAAKVKEIRVS